agagaccTAGCAACCAATTATGTAAATGAGAAGAATATGAAGATTAGGTTGTGCGCATGTAGATACAATGTCAGATTGTTATACATACATATGTCTATCTTGAAGTTAACTTTGTCAAAGCACAAATCTGTGCGGTCAGCAGCTAATAGCGAACGGCGGGTCCAAGCGCCAAACAACCTGCAAAAAGTCCAAAAGGATTTTCCACCGATGCTTAAGTGAAAGATTCCTCATGAAAGAAATAAGTGAGAGGAGATAATTTACGTTGTCATCCGGAAGATGAAAGCCACTAGAATCGACTGTCTTTTCCGtctttgtttgaaaaaaaaataaaatctattataaaggaaagtgaacgtTAACCAAAAGGATCGCAAACCGGTGCTAACACCGATTTCATCCATCAAAATAGAAACCTATTGTTGTCAAGAGGTTTAGTCAGAATATGAGCAAATTGCAAATCGGTGCTAACAAATCTTTTTCATTGATTCATGTTGTGCTGTGGTTGCCAtaatttaaggaaaaagaaaagaatcatatGAAAGAGTCTCTCTTCTTGAAGTTTGACCTAGTTCAGAGCTCCTCAAAATGGAAGCCATCCCTGTTAAATAGTAAAAGTCATTGTTTAGGCTTAAATCTTTTATTAGAAATCCAAAGTTTTGGCAGTTGAATACTTGGCCAATTGTAAGACAGTGTGACTCTCAAACTGTGCTCGCATTAAACTGAAAAACAATTAGTAAAGAAAGGCTTACTGATTGCTTGACAATGTTgcaattgcatttattttcaaatccTTACGTTAAAGATGACACATCCATATATCTCAATAGGGGCCATTGACTTAACCAAGaagttttaatcttttttcccaTTGAATACTCGATGCATTCAACCTTGActgaacacaaatttaccaaacatgtttctgttcatttttttattcccgaacaagtttaccaaacgagtttttattcaaaaattgttcccctagGATTGGAGTTTGAAAGACTGAAATAGTGACAACAATTAAGTCACTGTGTAAAAGATAGTTAGTTACTAATTATATTAACAAGAACAACATGAAGATCAGGTTGTGTGCACGCAGATGCAATATGAGATCGTTATACATTCCTGCATTATATATACTTTTTCAGTATGTTTATCTTGAAGATGTAAAATTAGTTGGACCATTACAAGATAATATGAGGGACTTTTGTAGaagtatatataaaataaactaTAATCGCAATAACCACATCACTTGAATGGCTTAGGCTCGATGGACGTAAAGCTATCTATAGGAGGGGAGGACGTTGGCATGAGCAAGTCGATCAAGAAGGAGATCcagaaggatgaaggaggagcTTCCACGGAATTGTTGGAGAACAAAATGGATTCTTTGGAAGAAGAAATTTGGAAGAGTAGACGTGAGAGAATGAATAATGCGTTGGCAACTGCGCAAGCCGCAGAGGGACAAGATCGAGCAAAAACGTATGCAGATGCTCGAAAACTGGCTGATGTCATCAAAGGCGCTGACGTCGAAGAGTTCATTTCCGAGATCAAAAGGCTAGCCAATCAAACCGATCTGTCTGCTATTTTCAATTTCTCGGGGCTATGGAGTGGTTCACTGCTCCACGTTGCAGCAGCCGCCAACAAGGACGACATCCTAAGGCTTCTGCTTGATCATGTCAGGGACCGCCTCATAGCAGCCAAAAATGAATGGGGAGATACCCCACTCCACATGGCCGCTAAGGCCGGGGGATCTAGAGCCGCCATGATGTTGATTTGCCGGGCAAGAAACCTCCTCAATGTTGAGGACAAGAACCTGATCCTGAGGATAAAAAACAGACATGGAAACACCGCTTTGCATGAGGCCGTGTTAAGTGGTCACCTCAACATGGTGCGCCTCTTGTTGAGAGAAGATTTGGAGCCTGTGTACTGGAAGAACGTGGCTGAGAAATCTCCCCTTCACCTGGCCCTCGACACCAAGAACTCCGCTATACATGAGGTTTTATTTTCACTCTCGCTCGAACCATCGAAGATAGAAGGCATGTCGCCCGTTCATGGTGCTATTGTACGTCAGGACTATGGTACGTACCTAAATCTGCCTGTGAGAACTATCTA
The sequence above is drawn from the Eucalyptus grandis isolate ANBG69807.140 chromosome 11, ASM1654582v1, whole genome shotgun sequence genome and encodes:
- the LOC120289718 gene encoding ankyrin-3-like: MDSLEEEIWKSRRERMNNALATAQAAEGQDRAKTYADARKLADVIKGADVEEFISEIKRLANQTDLSAIFNFSGLWSGSLLHVAAAANKDDILRLLLDHVRDRLIAAKNEWGDTPLHMAAKAGGSRAAMMLICRARNLLNVEDKNLILRIKNRHGNTALHEAVLSGHLNMVRLLLREDLEPVYWKNVAEKSPLHLALDTKNSAIHEVLFSLSLEPSKIEGMSPVHGAIVRQDYELVAKILQWNKKLFAMSDSEGHNVFHLGAYIKWSPLFDILLPEIEYLARERDMNGDLPIHIAVKMGHVNLIKKLYPISQLPNGQGQTVLHVAAKYGRASAVRQILRHPELGEHINAVDHVGNTPLHLAAMHAQPAALIHLLQDKRI